From Triticum urartu cultivar G1812 chromosome 2, Tu2.1, whole genome shotgun sequence, a single genomic window includes:
- the LOC125536774 gene encoding protein MAINTENANCE OF MERISTEMS-like — translation MVWLLDDVYDTKHRAYMMREKEMKLEPLKIRYHGVSGPAMPYDERYTPYIKQAGLLPWIQLVSRSTPNLNAPLVSALADRWRPETHSFHLRTGEMTVTLEDVSLITGLAIDGMPLCMSTDSDGWREQMIALIGMAPTEAEADVEEGEEKKKKKRKASGAAFTWIQTHFATCPPDTTDDMIQTLLEICPRGNNKLVIIIYFLVHDNRLLSML, via the exons ATGGTTTGGCTTCTCGACGATGTCTACGACACGAAACACCGGGCCTACATGATGCGCGAGAAGGAGATG AAGCTTGAACCTTTGAAGATTCGGTATCACGGGGTCTCTGGTCCTGCCATGCCTTACGATGAGCGGTACACACCGTACATCAAGCAGGCAGGACTACTCCCGTGGATTCAGTTGGTCAGCCGGTCCACGCCGAATCTGAACGCTCCACTGGTGTCCGCTCTTGCTGATCGGTGGAGGCCGGAGACGCATAGTTTCCATCTTCGGACTGGGGAGATGACCGTGACGCTCGAGGATGTCTCGTTGATCACCGGTCTTGCTATCGACGGGATGCCTCTCTGTATGAGCACCGATTCTGATGGGTGGCGCGAGCAGATGATTGCTCTTATCGGTATGGCTCCTACCGAGGCTGAGGCTGATGTagaggagggagaagagaagaagaagaagaaaaggaaagcatccgGAGCTGCTTTCACGTGGATTCAAACTCACTTTGCGACGTGCCCTCCGGATACCACTGATGACATGATCCAgacactgttggaaatatgccctagaggcaataataaattggttattattatatatttccttgttcatgataatcgtttattatccatgctataa